In a single window of the Neospora caninum Liverpool complete genome, chromosome VIIa genome:
- a CDS encoding putative zinc finger (C3HC4 RING finger) protein has translation MEAAEAEAIALQIQRDLNEEADNLRRDRRMAISVYVFYGFCLVGFTACQIALLALYRDDWERSCDIGVKVWSLVWLTRMIVQLVCNTAVTAWRMRAGASVPCAMMILPRLVHAFGFTWWLLGVDQLYFEPHCGEPTLARTVSQVMFWVTGTVYLIPVIVYTLICVCLPCIIYFMVRFAVRPADRQPTPPSLVQQLEVKTYRDLIENLRRQYTLDTHEVDIQQERRPLPSLSLETVIDGVSNLLTPGASSGSPGALSAGAGHGAVGSTTAVGVQRAQAGVGAGGPRGLEIGGDSGASASGLLSRQSISINRACPICMVDLDDEDEVLIMPCDNRHFFHKACVEHWLETSQACPICRANIVNILTGTPSDPALLPVDQRDLEMQI, from the exons atggaggcggcggaggcggaggcgatcGCGTTGCAAATTCAACGCGACCTCAATGAGGAAG CCGACAATCTCCGCCGGGATCGGCGAATGGCGATTTCGGTCTACGTGTTCTACGGCTTCTGCCTGGTCGGCTTCACCGCCTGTCAgatcgctcttctcgccctctaCAGAGACGACTGGGAAAGA agttGCGATATCGGCGTAAAAGTATGGAGCTTGGTGTGGCTGACGCGGATGATTGTGCAACTTGTTTGCAACACGGCGGTGACTGCGTGGCGCATGCGGGCGGGCGCCTCGGTGCCTTGCGCCATGATGATCCTCCCGCGCCTCGTGCACGCATTCGGCTTCACTTGGTGGCTTCTCGGAGTGGACCAACTCTACTTCGAACCGCACTGTGGAGAGC CGACGCTCGCGCGCACGGTGTCGCAGGTCATGTTCTGGGTTACAGGCACCGTCTACTTGATTCCCGTCATCGTGTACACACTC ATCTGCGTGTGCCTGCCGTGCATCATTTATTTCATGGTTCGCTTCGCGGTGCGCCCGGCGGATCGACAGCCCacgccgccttcgctcgtGCAACAGCTGGAAGTCAAGACCTATCGCGACTTGATTGAGAATCTTCGGCGCCAGTACA CTCTCGACACGCACGAGGTGGATATACAGCAGGAGCGGCGGCCGCTGCCAAGTTTGTCTCTGGAAACGGTGATTGATGGCGTGTCCAATTTGTTGACGCCGGGGGCGAGCTCCGGGTCCCCTGGGGCCCTCTCGGCGGGCGCGGGCCACGGCGCCGTGGGCTCCACGACCGCGGTCGGAGTCCAGCGGGCGCAGGCGGGCGTGGGCGCGGGAGGGCCCAGGGGCCTCGAGAtcggcggagacagtgggGCGAGCGCCTCGGGCTTGCTCTCGCGACAGTCGATTTCCATCAACAGAGCGTGCCCGATTTGTATGGTGGATCTCGATGACGAAGACGAGGTTCTCATCATGCCGTGCGACAACCG TCATTTCTTCCACAAAGCCTGCGTCGAACACTGGCTAGAGACGAGCCAAGCATG CCCCATTTGCCGAGCGAACATCGTGAACATCCTCACGGGGACCCCGTCAGACCCCGCCTTGCTCCCGGTAGACCAGAGAGATCTGGAAATGCAGATTTAA